One segment of Armatimonadota bacterium DNA contains the following:
- the gatB gene encoding Asp-tRNA(Asn)/Glu-tRNA(Gln) amidotransferase subunit GatB — protein sequence MTDYEAVIGLEIHVQLRTESKMFCGCSTRFGAPPNTQTCPTCLGLPGALPVINRKAIELGLRTALALHCTIHPRSQFHRKNYYYPDLPKNYQISQYQYLDHPPLATDGYLEIDVGGELRRVGIRRVHLEEDTGRLVHPEGADYSLVDYNRSGVPLMEIVTYPDLRSPQEARAFLLKLRQILQYAEVSSGRMEEGTLRCDANVSLRRPGDPLGTRTEVKNMNSIRAVERALQYEIERQRTLLQRGEAVVQETRHWDERGGFTFSSRTKEEAEDYRYFPEPDLVPLEITPAWIEQVREALPELPDARRDRLMRVYGFSRYEAELLVSTRFQADFFEEAVRLHPSPRAIANWLVGDVAGYLNEHNLELEDLPITPLHLAELVRLVEEGVISGRIAKEILPEVLGSGKRPGEMVQERGLVQISDEEALREVVRAVLADYPAPVQDFRKGKERAIGFLVGQVMKRTGGRANPALVNRILREELERLPA from the coding sequence GTGACGGACTACGAGGCGGTCATCGGACTCGAGATCCACGTGCAGCTGCGGACGGAGTCCAAGATGTTCTGCGGGTGCAGTACCCGGTTCGGGGCTCCGCCCAACACGCAGACGTGCCCTACGTGTCTGGGCCTTCCCGGCGCCCTCCCGGTAATCAACCGGAAGGCGATAGAGCTCGGGCTGCGCACGGCCCTGGCCCTTCACTGCACCATCCACCCCAGGTCCCAGTTCCACCGCAAGAACTACTACTATCCGGACCTCCCCAAGAACTACCAGATTTCCCAGTACCAGTACCTCGACCACCCCCCCCTCGCCACGGACGGGTATCTGGAGATTGACGTGGGAGGCGAGCTCCGCCGCGTCGGGATCCGACGGGTACACCTGGAGGAGGACACGGGCCGGCTCGTGCATCCGGAGGGCGCGGACTACAGCCTGGTGGACTACAACCGATCCGGTGTGCCCCTCATGGAGATCGTCACCTATCCGGATCTCCGCTCCCCTCAGGAAGCCCGGGCGTTTCTGCTCAAGCTCCGGCAGATCCTCCAGTACGCGGAGGTGAGCTCCGGCCGCATGGAGGAGGGCACCCTGCGGTGCGACGCCAACGTCTCCCTCCGGCGGCCCGGAGACCCCCTCGGCACCCGCACGGAGGTGAAGAACATGAACTCCATCCGGGCGGTGGAGCGGGCGTTGCAGTACGAGATCGAGCGGCAACGGACCCTGCTGCAGCGGGGGGAAGCGGTGGTGCAGGAGACCCGGCACTGGGACGAGCGGGGGGGATTCACCTTCTCCTCCCGGACCAAGGAGGAGGCGGAGGATTACCGGTACTTTCCGGAGCCAGACCTCGTACCCCTGGAGATTACCCCCGCGTGGATCGAGCAGGTGCGCGAAGCCCTCCCGGAGCTCCCGGATGCCCGCCGCGACCGACTCATGCGCGTGTACGGGTTCAGCCGATACGAGGCGGAGCTCCTGGTCTCCACCCGGTTCCAGGCGGACTTCTTCGAGGAGGCGGTGCGGCTGCACCCAAGTCCCCGGGCGATCGCCAATTGGCTGGTGGGAGATGTGGCGGGCTACCTCAATGAGCACAACCTGGAGCTGGAAGACCTTCCCATCACCCCCCTGCATCTTGCAGAGTTGGTTCGGCTCGTCGAGGAGGGCGTGATCTCCGGTCGCATCGCCAAGGAGATCCTTCCCGAGGTGCTCGGGAGTGGGAAACGTCCCGGGGAGATGGTGCAGGAACGGGGGTTGGTGCAGATCAGCGACGAGGAGGCCCTGCGGGAGGTGGTGCGGGCCGTGCTCGCGGACTATCCCGCGCCCGTGCAGGACTTCCGCAAGGGCAAGGAACGGGCCATTGGGTTCCTGGTGGGACAGGTCATGAAGCGGACGGGGGGACGTGCCAACCCTGCCCTCGTGAACCGCATCCTCCGGGAGGAGCTCGAACGCCTGCCCGCCTGA
- a CDS encoding sigma-54 dependent transcriptional regulator has product MGRRILVVDDEEPIRGLVRQILEREGFEVETASDGPTGLEKATSGEFDLILLDVRIPKKDGMTVLREIREVDPDAVVMIITAYASIEQALEALRAGAYDYIPKPFKRDELLVRVRRALDYERLRAENRRLHEELRRTFKFEGIVGTSPKMREALRIAAAVASTDATVLIYGETGTGKEVLARSIHYQSHRAQGPFVAINCGAIPETLLETELFGHEKGAYTGAIQSRVGKFEAASGGTIFLDEVGDMSPAMQVKLLRVLQERTIERVGGNRPIKVDVRVIAATNRDLRQAIREGSFREDLFYRLSVIPIHLPPLRERLEDIPILAQHFLERYRERYRKNVRGFSPQAQRKLRRYPWPGNVRELEFCIERAVILCTGEEITAQDLWLQEEEEDRFPTLAEVERRHILHALEEARGDLARAAALLGIGVPALRRKVGEHRLEEHLVGDPEP; this is encoded by the coding sequence GTGGGGCGACGCATCCTCGTCGTGGACGACGAGGAACCCATCCGGGGTCTGGTGCGGCAGATCCTGGAGCGGGAGGGGTTTGAGGTGGAGACGGCCTCAGACGGCCCCACGGGACTGGAGAAAGCGACCAGCGGCGAGTTTGACCTGATCCTCCTGGATGTCCGCATTCCCAAAAAGGACGGCATGACCGTCCTCCGGGAGATCCGGGAAGTGGATCCGGACGCGGTAGTGATGATCATCACCGCGTACGCCTCCATCGAGCAGGCCCTGGAGGCTTTGCGGGCGGGTGCTTACGACTACATCCCCAAGCCCTTCAAGAGGGACGAGCTCCTGGTCCGGGTGCGCCGGGCCCTCGACTACGAGCGGTTGCGGGCGGAGAACCGCCGCCTGCACGAGGAGCTGCGGCGGACCTTTAAGTTCGAAGGCATCGTGGGGACTTCCCCGAAGATGCGGGAGGCATTGCGGATTGCTGCGGCGGTGGCGTCCACGGACGCCACCGTCCTCATCTACGGGGAGACGGGGACCGGCAAGGAGGTCCTGGCCCGATCCATCCACTACCAGAGCCACCGGGCCCAGGGACCGTTTGTGGCCATCAACTGCGGTGCCATCCCGGAAACCCTGCTGGAGACGGAACTCTTCGGCCATGAGAAGGGTGCTTACACCGGGGCCATCCAGAGTCGTGTCGGGAAGTTCGAGGCCGCCTCGGGCGGCACGATCTTCCTCGATGAGGTGGGGGACATGAGCCCCGCCATGCAGGTGAAGCTCCTGCGGGTGCTGCAGGAGCGGACCATCGAGCGGGTGGGCGGGAACCGCCCCATTAAGGTGGACGTCCGGGTGATCGCGGCCACCAACCGGGATCTGCGGCAGGCCATCCGGGAGGGAAGCTTCCGGGAGGACCTCTTCTACCGGCTCAGCGTGATCCCCATCCATCTGCCCCCCTTGCGGGAGCGGCTGGAGGACATCCCCATCCTGGCCCAGCACTTCCTGGAACGCTACCGGGAGCGCTACCGGAAGAACGTCCGGGGCTTCAGCCCACAGGCCCAGCGTAAGCTGCGGCGCTACCCCTGGCCCGGCAACGTACGGGAGCTGGAGTTCTGCATCGAGCGGGCGGTGATTCTCTGTACGGGAGAAGAGATCACCGCGCAGGATCTGTGGCTACAGGAGGAGGAAGAGGATCGTTTCCCAACCCTGGCGGAGGTAGAACGACGGCACATCCTCCACGCCCTGGAGGAGGCCAGAGGAGACCTGGCAAGGGCTGCGGCCCTGTTGGGAATCGGCGTTCCCGCCCTGCGCCGGAAGGTCGGGGAGCACCGCCTGGAAGAGCATCTCGTGGGAGACCCGGAGCCATGA
- a CDS encoding nucleotidyltransferase domain-containing protein encodes MDPLKALGEFFRRSRELAAVYLYGRYAEPPTYPDSDIEVALLFRPEVAEEDIREYLEHLAEENPLGPTDGVLMPTVLNGHILPVQYEQIRFGQVLLENAPDLRQRFEAEVEARMRAERARHLEEAREILQQARAMGEGIPAFSIPPGRTLRLVDPIRVGWRLGRVLTSCAVIEVSTRDIEQTAKDPEQVAQVVGWFSNAVGAATGIAKAMLTTYEEPRPPRRWQVFLPLADLGILPMEQALWMAALVESRWRLVTAGSVDRPERTLGTLRASLPALLHFARVSAWATDLVEEGEGSRIH; translated from the coding sequence ATGGATCCGCTCAAGGCCCTGGGGGAGTTCTTCCGGCGCAGCCGGGAACTTGCCGCGGTGTACCTGTACGGCCGCTACGCTGAACCTCCCACGTATCCCGACAGCGACATCGAGGTAGCCTTGCTGTTCCGGCCGGAAGTGGCGGAGGAGGACATCCGGGAGTACCTGGAACACCTTGCGGAGGAGAACCCCCTGGGTCCCACGGACGGGGTGCTCATGCCCACGGTCCTCAACGGGCACATCCTCCCCGTGCAGTACGAACAGATCCGGTTCGGGCAGGTGCTGTTGGAGAACGCTCCGGATCTCCGCCAGCGATTTGAGGCGGAGGTGGAGGCGCGGATGCGGGCGGAGCGGGCGCGCCACCTGGAGGAGGCCCGGGAGATCCTGCAGCAGGCCCGCGCCATGGGGGAAGGGATCCCCGCCTTCTCCATCCCACCGGGTCGGACCCTGCGGCTGGTGGATCCCATCCGGGTCGGGTGGCGGCTGGGCCGGGTGCTCACCTCCTGCGCGGTGATCGAGGTGAGCACCCGGGACATAGAGCAGACGGCGAAGGACCCGGAGCAGGTCGCCCAGGTGGTAGGATGGTTCAGCAACGCGGTGGGGGCCGCTACGGGCATCGCAAAGGCCATGCTCACCACCTACGAGGAGCCCCGCCCCCCCCGCCGGTGGCAGGTCTTCCTCCCCCTCGCGGACCTGGGCATCCTCCCCATGGAGCAGGCCCTCTGGATGGCGGCCCTGGTGGAGTCCCGGTGGCGGCTGGTGACCGCGGGATCCGTGGACCGACCGGAGCGCACCCTAGGAACCCTGCGGGCCTCCCTCCCCGCCCTCCTCCACTTCGCCCGGGTGAGCGCATGGGCCACGGACCTGGTGGAAGAGGGGGAGGGGAGCCGCATACACTGA
- a CDS encoding LysR family transcriptional regulator, producing MNRIPEGIEKNLEAFLAVARERSFTKAASALFLTQPSVTARIQALEQELGRPLFERKGRTVRLTEAGEALLPYAQRVVELLQQGLEAAREATGQGTVTVGATVSAAIAILPDLLEAFRRERPQARVVVRYGHSNEVMALLHDRMVDVGFLVRPLHEPLIAVEPLLKDEIVLVLPPQHELVRRSRILAGQVVDWPLISMQWGEGYEEFEHWMREELGMRAQIEVDGIPLGVLLIARGMGIGFAPLRSVVPFVRSGMVRVRRVTGLPETRREIFLALRRTGDLSSSTRAFVELARSYFHRSR from the coding sequence GTGAACCGGATCCCTGAGGGCATCGAGAAGAACCTGGAGGCCTTTCTGGCCGTGGCCCGGGAACGCAGCTTCACCAAGGCCGCGAGCGCCCTCTTCCTCACCCAGCCCTCCGTCACGGCCCGCATCCAGGCCCTGGAGCAGGAGCTGGGCCGGCCCCTGTTCGAGCGGAAGGGACGTACCGTGCGCCTCACGGAGGCGGGGGAGGCTCTCCTCCCCTACGCCCAGCGGGTGGTGGAACTCCTGCAGCAGGGGCTGGAGGCGGCCCGGGAGGCCACGGGCCAGGGGACTGTGACCGTGGGGGCCACCGTGTCCGCGGCCATCGCCATCCTCCCGGACCTGCTGGAGGCCTTCCGGAGGGAGCGGCCCCAAGCCCGGGTGGTGGTGCGCTACGGCCACTCCAACGAGGTGATGGCGTTGTTGCACGACCGGATGGTGGACGTGGGGTTCCTGGTGCGGCCCCTGCACGAGCCCCTCATCGCGGTGGAGCCCCTCTTGAAGGACGAGATCGTGCTGGTGCTCCCCCCGCAGCACGAACTGGTTCGCCGCAGCCGCATCCTGGCAGGCCAGGTGGTGGACTGGCCCCTCATCAGCATGCAATGGGGAGAGGGGTACGAGGAGTTCGAACACTGGATGCGGGAGGAACTGGGAATGCGCGCGCAGATCGAGGTGGACGGCATCCCCCTGGGCGTGCTCCTGATCGCCCGGGGCATGGGCATCGGATTTGCGCCCCTCCGGTCCGTGGTGCCCTTCGTGCGCTCGGGGATGGTGCGGGTACGTCGGGTAACCGGACTCCCGGAGACCCGGCGAGAGATCTTCCTAGCCCTACGCCGCACGGGAGACCTCTCCAGCAGCACCCGCGCCTTTGTGGAGCTGGCCCGGTCCTACTTCCACAGGTCCCGCTAG
- the rocF gene encoding arginase, producing the protein MATGGVRRKVGILGVPLDLGSNRRGTDMGPSAMRYARLVESLGSLGWEVRDFGNVSFPVMEQLAQGSPRLRYGEVVARVAEEVFQQVGRILEEGYLPVVLGGDHSTSLGTVAAVRRHFPETGLLWVDAHADCNTPQTTPSGNVHGMVLACLLGEGDPRLVQVGGFWPKVSPDEVALVGLREVDPGEREFLKRWGVVAFTMKEVDERGIAAVVWEAIGVAGRGGRIHLSLDLDAVDPQYAPGVGTPVPGGLTYREAHLAMELVAETGQLVSVEVVEGNPILDDHNRTAQLAVELLSSALGKRVL; encoded by the coding sequence ATGGCGACGGGAGGAGTGAGGCGGAAAGTGGGCATCCTCGGTGTGCCCCTGGACCTGGGCAGCAACCGGCGGGGTACGGATATGGGCCCGAGTGCGATGCGGTACGCACGGCTCGTGGAATCCCTCGGGAGCCTCGGGTGGGAAGTGCGGGACTTCGGGAACGTGAGCTTCCCCGTGATGGAACAGTTGGCGCAGGGATCCCCGCGGCTCCGCTATGGGGAGGTGGTCGCCCGCGTTGCGGAGGAAGTGTTCCAGCAGGTCGGGCGGATCCTCGAAGAGGGATACCTCCCCGTGGTCCTAGGTGGCGATCATAGTACGAGCCTGGGGACCGTGGCCGCGGTACGGCGCCACTTCCCAGAGACAGGGCTCCTGTGGGTGGACGCCCACGCGGACTGCAACACCCCCCAGACCACCCCCTCGGGCAACGTGCACGGTATGGTGCTCGCGTGCCTGCTGGGGGAGGGGGATCCACGGCTGGTGCAGGTGGGTGGGTTCTGGCCCAAGGTGAGCCCAGATGAGGTGGCCCTGGTGGGGCTGCGGGAGGTGGATCCGGGCGAGCGGGAGTTTCTGAAGCGGTGGGGGGTGGTGGCCTTCACCATGAAGGAGGTGGACGAGCGGGGAATCGCCGCCGTGGTGTGGGAGGCCATCGGGGTGGCGGGACGGGGTGGGCGGATCCACCTGAGCCTGGACCTGGATGCCGTGGATCCGCAGTATGCGCCCGGAGTGGGAACCCCGGTGCCGGGCGGACTCACGTACCGGGAAGCACACCTCGCCATGGAGTTGGTTGCGGAGACCGGCCAGCTGGTGTCCGTGGAGGTGGTGGAGGGGAACCCCATCCTGGACGACCACAACCGCACGGCGCAGCTGGCGGTGGAGCTGTTGAGTTCCGCCCTCGGCAAGCGCGTCCTCTAG
- a CDS encoding NifU N-terminal domain-containing protein: MRIEVQPTPNVHALKFTLDRWVTEGRSRTYTSPEQAQDDPLAARLLAIPGVRMVFLLRDFVTVTRDPEADWGAIVPEVERCLREHFGDG, from the coding sequence ATGCGGATCGAGGTCCAGCCCACCCCCAACGTGCACGCCCTGAAGTTCACCCTGGACCGGTGGGTGACGGAAGGGCGGAGCCGCACGTACACCTCTCCAGAGCAAGCTCAAGATGACCCCCTTGCTGCCCGACTCCTCGCCATCCCCGGGGTGCGGATGGTGTTCCTGCTCCGGGACTTCGTCACCGTGACCCGGGATCCGGAGGCGGACTGGGGCGCCATCGTCCCGGAAGTGGAGCGGTGTCTGCGGGAGCACTTCGGGGACGGGTGA
- the rpoN gene encoding RNA polymerase factor sigma-54, with amino-acid sequence MKIEQTVALRPLPQLRMVPKLMAVNAILVLPLQALEARIEAELDNNPALERENTLCPRCGMELGGVLCGNCGHLLGELLSEDPIPTAPRTEGEEDFDPLTLLPAEVSLHEHLLLQLHAQRLQGRRREIGEFLVGSIDERGYLQADLGEVAVRFRVSRRVVEEVLGVIQGFDPPGVGARSVEECLLLQLRALEPTRENLLARRVIEAEGLVELARGQYGKIARRLGCTSQEVRRAHAYLCTSCYPYPADRYEVEREGGGRRRPEEVPRPDVIIVRTPRGYAVEVAGSPTMGLRLNPLYRDLYRQAREEPQAFAPHAQEHIRDHVNRAKLFIETIKRRNWTLRKIFEVIVAVQREFLDRGPRFLKPLTLAGVAARLGISESTVSRALDGKYVQLPDGRIVSSHVFFEPRRPIKERIRQLVAQEDPRHPLTDQKISALLRREGVHVARRTVAKYREELGIPSSSVRRRRVTLGVPTSEAVGGR; translated from the coding sequence ATGAAGATCGAGCAGACGGTGGCACTCCGCCCCCTCCCTCAGCTCCGCATGGTCCCCAAGCTCATGGCGGTAAACGCCATCCTGGTGCTGCCCTTGCAGGCGCTCGAGGCCCGCATCGAGGCAGAGCTGGACAACAACCCCGCCCTGGAGCGGGAGAACACCCTCTGCCCCCGGTGTGGAATGGAACTCGGGGGCGTGCTGTGCGGCAACTGCGGGCACCTCCTCGGCGAGCTGCTTTCGGAGGACCCGATCCCCACCGCTCCGAGGACGGAGGGTGAGGAAGACTTCGATCCGCTGACGCTTCTCCCCGCGGAGGTCTCCCTCCACGAACACCTCCTCCTGCAGCTCCATGCCCAGCGGCTGCAGGGCAGGCGCCGGGAGATCGGGGAGTTCCTGGTGGGCTCCATCGACGAGCGCGGATATCTCCAAGCGGATCTGGGGGAGGTGGCCGTGCGGTTCCGGGTTTCCCGGCGGGTGGTGGAGGAGGTGCTGGGAGTGATCCAAGGGTTCGATCCCCCCGGGGTAGGAGCTCGATCCGTGGAGGAGTGCCTGCTGCTGCAGCTGCGGGCCCTGGAGCCCACGCGGGAGAACCTCCTGGCCCGGCGGGTGATTGAGGCGGAGGGTCTTGTGGAGCTGGCCCGGGGGCAGTACGGCAAGATCGCCCGGCGATTGGGGTGCACCTCCCAGGAGGTCCGGCGGGCCCACGCCTACCTCTGTACCTCGTGCTACCCGTATCCCGCGGACCGGTACGAGGTGGAGCGAGAAGGGGGCGGCCGCCGGCGTCCGGAGGAAGTCCCCCGGCCGGACGTGATCATCGTGCGCACGCCCCGAGGCTACGCGGTGGAGGTGGCGGGTTCGCCCACCATGGGGCTCCGGTTGAATCCCCTCTACCGGGACCTGTACCGGCAGGCGCGGGAGGAGCCCCAGGCATTTGCGCCACACGCCCAGGAGCACATCCGGGACCACGTGAACCGGGCCAAGCTCTTCATCGAGACCATTAAGCGCCGAAACTGGACCCTGCGGAAGATCTTCGAGGTGATCGTGGCGGTGCAGCGGGAATTCCTGGATCGGGGCCCACGGTTCCTCAAGCCCCTCACCCTGGCAGGGGTGGCCGCGCGGCTTGGCATCAGCGAAAGCACGGTGAGCCGGGCCCTGGACGGGAAGTACGTGCAGCTCCCTGACGGTCGCATCGTCTCGAGCCACGTGTTCTTCGAGCCCCGCCGGCCTATCAAGGAGCGCATCCGGCAGCTGGTGGCCCAGGAGGACCCCCGACATCCCCTTACGGACCAAAAGATCTCGGCCCTCCTGCGGCGGGAGGGAGTCCACGTGGCCCGCCGGACGGTGGCGAAGTACCGGGAGGAACTGGGGATCCCCAGTTCCTCCGTCCGTCGCCGGCGGGTCACCCTGGGCGTCCCTACATCCGAAGCGGTAGGAGGCCGGTGA
- the gatA gene encoding Asp-tRNA(Asn)/Glu-tRNA(Gln) amidotransferase subunit GatA produces MTDLLELPYHALRPRLGRDLSVREVVEMYLDRIERTDGVVRAYLTVTADLARAQARMWDERIRRGEELPPLVGFPVALKDNLCTRGVRTTCGSRILENFVPPYDATAVRRLVEAGAVVLGKTNLDEFAMGSSTEHSAFFATRNPWNPEYVPGGSSGGSAAAVAARSALGALGSDTGGSVRLPAALCGVVGLKPTYGRVSRYGLVAYASSLDQIGPIARDVRDCALLLQVIAGKDPMDTTSVEVPVPDYLSSLRPGVQGVRIGIPREAFGEGLRSAVREAVQGAVRVLEREGAVVEEVRLPTLEYALPAYYLIACAEVSSNLARYDGVAYGYRSPRASDLYTLYTRTRAEGFGPEAKRRIMLGTFALSAGYYEGFYRKAQQVRTMVRRDFERCFERVDLLVTPVSPTPGFRLGERLEDPLQMYLVDIYTLPVNLAGLPAIAIPCGFWEGLPMGMQLIGRAFDEETLLRVAYTYEQVAGKTAVRPRIGEEER; encoded by the coding sequence ATGACGGACCTCCTGGAACTTCCCTACCACGCCCTGCGCCCGCGCCTCGGCCGCGACCTCTCCGTACGGGAAGTGGTGGAGATGTACCTGGACCGCATCGAGCGCACGGACGGAGTCGTGCGGGCGTACCTCACCGTGACCGCGGATCTGGCCAGGGCCCAGGCCCGGATGTGGGACGAGCGGATCCGGCGGGGCGAAGAGCTACCGCCCCTCGTGGGCTTCCCCGTGGCCCTCAAGGACAACCTCTGCACCCGCGGGGTGCGTACCACATGTGGAAGCCGGATCCTGGAGAACTTCGTCCCTCCCTACGATGCCACCGCGGTGCGACGGCTGGTGGAGGCGGGGGCGGTGGTGCTCGGCAAGACCAACCTGGATGAGTTCGCCATGGGCAGCAGCACAGAGCACTCCGCCTTTTTCGCCACCCGCAACCCCTGGAACCCGGAATACGTGCCCGGAGGATCCAGTGGGGGGTCTGCGGCCGCGGTTGCGGCCCGCAGCGCCCTGGGAGCACTCGGATCGGACACGGGCGGATCTGTGCGGCTTCCCGCGGCCCTGTGCGGAGTTGTGGGGCTCAAGCCCACCTACGGCCGCGTGTCCCGGTACGGGCTCGTGGCGTACGCCAGCTCCCTGGACCAGATCGGGCCCATCGCCCGGGATGTGCGGGACTGCGCCCTGCTGCTGCAGGTCATTGCGGGCAAGGACCCCATGGACACTACCTCCGTGGAGGTCCCGGTGCCGGACTACCTCTCCTCCCTCCGGCCCGGGGTGCAGGGGGTGCGGATCGGAATCCCCCGGGAGGCCTTTGGGGAGGGACTGCGCTCCGCGGTGCGGGAAGCGGTGCAGGGGGCGGTGCGGGTGCTGGAGCGGGAGGGTGCGGTGGTGGAGGAGGTGCGCCTCCCGACCCTGGAGTATGCCCTCCCCGCCTACTACCTCATCGCGTGCGCGGAGGTGAGCAGCAACCTGGCCCGTTACGACGGCGTGGCCTACGGGTACCGCTCCCCCCGCGCCTCCGATCTCTACACCCTCTACACCCGAACCCGGGCCGAGGGGTTCGGTCCGGAGGCGAAGCGCCGGATCATGCTGGGCACGTTCGCGCTCTCCGCGGGCTACTACGAGGGCTTCTACCGCAAGGCCCAGCAGGTGCGGACCATGGTCCGGCGGGACTTCGAGCGGTGCTTCGAGCGGGTGGATCTCCTCGTCACCCCCGTTTCACCCACGCCCGGATTCCGCCTGGGCGAGCGGCTGGAGGACCCCCTCCAGATGTACTTGGTGGACATCTATACCCTGCCCGTGAATCTGGCAGGGCTGCCGGCCATCGCGATCCCCTGTGGATTCTGGGAAGGGCTGCCCATGGGGATGCAGCTCATCGGCCGCGCCTTCGACGAGGAGACGCTTCTGCGGGTTGCGTACACGTACGAGCAGGTTGCTGGGAAGACCGCGGTGCGCCCGAGGATTGGGGAGGAGGAACGGTGA
- the gatC gene encoding Asp-tRNA(Asn)/Glu-tRNA(Gln) amidotransferase subunit GatC: MRIDRELVAHIARLSRLELTEEELERYRLQLNTILEYFGRLSELPTEGVETTAHPIPATNVFREDVVAPSLPLEEVLAMAPQTREGYFVVPRVLEPEP; encoded by the coding sequence GTGCGGATCGATCGGGAACTTGTCGCCCACATCGCCCGACTGAGCCGGCTGGAACTCACAGAGGAGGAGCTGGAGCGCTACCGGCTTCAGCTCAACACCATCCTGGAGTACTTCGGCCGGCTTTCGGAGCTCCCCACGGAAGGGGTGGAGACCACTGCTCACCCCATCCCCGCGACCAACGTCTTCCGGGAGGACGTGGTGGCACCCTCCCTGCCCCTGGAGGAGGTTCTGGCCATGGCCCCGCAGACCCGGGAAGGGTACTTCGTGGTCCCGAGAGTGCTGGAGCCGGAGCCATGA